The Papaver somniferum cultivar HN1 unplaced genomic scaffold, ASM357369v1 unplaced-scaffold_18, whole genome shotgun sequence genome includes a window with the following:
- the LOC113337799 gene encoding uncharacterized protein LOC113337799 encodes MNKDWVHWPRGEVPYQDELKKFIKLTCEKIGNPSKFSCPCVDCKNLAAPLPPGTVHFHLLQRGMDPTYTEWVLHGEKASTLNDVHEEGATSQRTFYHMWTDANVDFSEPEQGVAEPTQDDGSQNQNEGLLNQIEEADFLLYPDCKTHTKISMIIELYRHKTLNGLSQKDFDELLNTIGSILSSGHCLPKSTYEVKKWKEDTSNMDDDVDMIHKPKKKIPVKVLRYFPLVPRLERLYKSAELAQQLIWHATHKSKDGKILHPTDSLSWEHIDTKFPEFASESRNLRLGLAADGFNPFGDLSPTHSCWPVLLVWDNSVEVYDSFSKTIFNFKELLMWTINDFPAYGNLSGCTYKGKASCPLCGDNTLSNWLSFSRKTVYMNHRRYLPHNHLLLYSKKKTCFNGEIERNEKPHIMSVPWILNVRACGKRKREVFATDAGTSVAAGSGAQDSDHPLFNKRSIFFDLPYWKELLLRHNIDDMHTGKKKRL; translated from the exons ATGAATAAAGATTGGGTTCATTGGCCAAG GGGGGAAGTTCCATACCAGGATGAATTGAAGAAGTTCATAAAGTTAACTTGTGAGAAAATTGGAAATCCTTCTAAGTTTAGTTGTCCTTGTGTGGATTGTAAGAATCTTGCTGCGCCACTTCCTCCGGGTACAGTACATTTTCACTTGCTACAACGAGGTATGGATCCTACTTATACCGAGTGGGTTCTTCACGGGGAGAAGGCTAGCACTTTGAATGATGTTCATGAAGAGGGAGCAACAAGTCAACGTACTTTCTATCATATGTGGACAGATGCTAATGTTGATTTTTCCGAACCAGAACAAGGGGTTGCTGAACCTACGCAGGACGATGGGTCGCAGAACCAAAATGAAGGATTGTTGAACCAGATTGAAGAGGCTGACTTCCTATTATACCCTGATTGTAAAACACACACAAAGATATCTATGATTATTGAATTGTATAGGCACAAGACATTAAATGGTTTATCTCAAAAAGATTTTGATGAACTTCTCAATACAATTGGTTCCATACTGTCCTCAGGTCATTGTCTTCCTAAATCAACTTATGAAGTGAAGAA GTGGAAGGAAGACACATCTAACATGGATGACGATGTTGACATGATACACAAGCCCAAAAAGAAGATACCGGTGAAGGTGCTTAGATACTTCCCCCTTGTGCCGAGATTAGAGAGATTGTATAAATCAGCAGAGCTAGCTCAGCAGTTGATTTGGCACGCGACTCATAAGAGTAAAGATGGGAAGATACTTCATCCAACAGATTCTTTGTCTTGGGAGCACATAGACACAAAGTTCCCCGAGTTTGCTTCAGAATCCCGTAATTTGCGTCTTGGGCTTGCTGCTGATGGATTTAATCCGTTTGGCGATCTTTCCCCAACCCACAGTTGTTGGCCAGTGTTGCTTGTG TGGGATAACAGCGTGGAGGTTTATGATTCATTTAGTAAGACAATTTTCAATTTTAAGGAATTATTGATGTGGACGATAAACGATTTTCCTGCTTATGGTAACCTATCTGGATGCACGTATAAAGGGAAGGCATCCTGCCCTCTTTGTGGTGATAATACTCTTTCAAACTGGTTGTCGTTTAGTCGTAAAACTGTTTACATGAATCATAGGAGATATCTACCTCATAATCATCTTCTTCTATATAGTAAGAAGAAAACCTGTTTTAATGGAGAGATTGAGAGGAACGAAAAGCCACATATTATGTCTGTTCCATGGATTTTGAACGTCAGAGCA TGTGGGAAGCGGAAAAGGGAAGTCTTTGCTACTGATGCTGGTACGAGTGTTGCTGCTGGTTCTGGTGCACAGGATTCTGACCATCCGTTATTCAACAAACGGTCGATATTTTTCGACTTGCCTTACTGGAAG GAATTGTTACTACGGCATAATATTGATGATATGCatactggaaaaaaaaaacgtCTGTGA